One window from the genome of Pedobacter schmidteae encodes:
- a CDS encoding LytTR family DNA-binding domain-containing protein, with translation MSGTTSFKAVSVLRALPRTLSKICSRTLSRTLSRMGFEIRFPLLDSPADKIIFISLVTVISLLFMYTFVPFNINKWYDVGRLTLLKIFSLFSFAGSLTLLFTQFGLRKWWRLQHLSCAQYVFFFIGEIIILTFGIMACDWILDNHPDLSLSNYLETFNYTLLIAIPPYVISLLFLFGAKQYKLAHHLSSELTGYQPVSDNLPIGDENGKIILTLQPSNILFFKSEDNYVDVYYLLGGVVKKELIRTTLKKIESTCSYGGLVRVHRSYTINVKTVSSSKKTSKGYMLQFDALPDMQIPVSASHQKQFEQYFSHTVSTLPLIPLTPL, from the coding sequence ATGTCAGGAACTACATCCTTTAAAGCTGTTTCTGTTTTGAGAGCATTACCAAGAACACTGTCGAAAATATGCTCTAGAACGCTCTCCAGAACGCTCTCCAGAATGGGCTTTGAAATTCGCTTTCCTTTGTTGGATAGCCCGGCCGATAAAATCATTTTTATTAGCCTGGTTACCGTCATTAGTCTGCTTTTCATGTACACCTTTGTACCCTTCAACATCAACAAGTGGTACGATGTGGGCCGGCTCACTTTGTTAAAAATCTTTAGTCTGTTTTCTTTCGCGGGTAGCTTAACCCTGCTGTTTACCCAATTTGGCCTGCGCAAATGGTGGCGACTGCAGCACCTTTCCTGTGCACAATATGTATTCTTTTTCATAGGAGAAATCATCATTCTAACATTTGGTATTATGGCTTGCGATTGGATACTGGATAACCATCCCGACCTGTCATTAAGCAATTACCTGGAGACGTTTAACTATACCTTGCTTATCGCTATCCCGCCTTATGTGATTTCTCTGCTGTTTTTGTTTGGCGCAAAGCAATACAAACTGGCGCATCATTTGTCTTCAGAATTGACCGGTTACCAGCCGGTTTCCGATAATCTGCCTATTGGCGACGAGAATGGAAAGATCATTTTAACCCTTCAGCCCAGTAATATCTTGTTCTTTAAATCGGAAGACAACTATGTAGATGTTTATTATTTACTGGGCGGAGTGGTAAAAAAAGAACTGATCCGGACCACGCTAAAAAAAATCGAGTCGACATGCAGTTATGGCGGACTGGTGAGGGTACACCGTTCTTATACCATAAATGTAAAAACCGTTTCTTCGTCAAAAAAGACAAGTAAAGGTTATATGCTTCAGTTTGATGCTTTGCCTGATATGCAGATTCCCGTTTCTGCATCGCATCAAAAACAGTTTGAGCAGTACTTTAGCCACACAGTTTCTACCTTGCCATTAATCCCACTCACCCCATTATAA
- the purH gene encoding bifunctional phosphoribosylaminoimidazolecarboxamide formyltransferase/IMP cyclohydrolase has protein sequence MSQSIKIKNALISVYYKDGLEPLVRLLAAQGVQLFSTGGTEQFIKDLNIPVTAVEDLTGYPSILGGRVKTLHPKVFGGILNRRALGSDQEQIAEYEIPEIDLVIVDLYPFEETVKGGGSESDIIEKIDIGGISLIRAAAKNFNDVVILASKDDYSTLQQQLEAQNGETTLAQRKAFAKKAFHTSSNYDTAIFNYFNTEEPLTVFKHSIAEAQTLRYGENPHQQAVFYGDLDAMFTKLNGKELSYNNLVDVDAAVALIDEFEEPTFAILKHTNACGVASKASILEAWNVALACDPVSAFGGVLIANREIDLATATEINKLFFEVLIAPSYQPEAVELFRAKKNRVILQRNDVELSKKQFKTLLNGVIEQDKDLIIEGPDQMTPVTNKKATEQELKDLYFANKIVKHTKSNTIVFVKNDQLLSSGVGQTSRVDALKQAIVKADAFGFDLKGSVMASDAFFPFPDCVEIAAEAGITAVLQPGGSIKDADSVNMANEKGIAMVTTGIRHFKH, from the coding sequence ATGAGTCAATCTATAAAGATCAAAAACGCTTTAATTTCAGTTTATTACAAAGACGGTTTAGAACCACTAGTTCGTTTACTTGCAGCCCAAGGTGTACAATTATTCTCTACCGGTGGCACCGAACAGTTTATCAAAGACCTGAATATTCCTGTTACTGCTGTTGAAGACCTGACTGGTTATCCTTCTATTTTAGGAGGAAGAGTTAAAACTTTACACCCTAAAGTCTTTGGCGGTATTTTGAACCGTAGAGCCCTAGGATCAGATCAGGAGCAGATTGCAGAATATGAGATCCCGGAAATAGACCTGGTTATTGTTGATTTATATCCCTTCGAAGAAACCGTTAAAGGTGGTGGTTCTGAATCAGACATCATCGAGAAAATAGATATTGGTGGCATTTCCCTGATCAGGGCTGCAGCAAAAAACTTTAATGATGTGGTAATCCTGGCTTCTAAAGACGATTATTCGACTTTACAGCAGCAGCTTGAAGCTCAAAACGGAGAGACTACTTTAGCACAGCGCAAAGCATTTGCTAAAAAGGCATTCCACACTTCTTCAAACTATGATACCGCTATCTTCAATTATTTCAATACTGAAGAACCGCTAACTGTATTTAAACATAGCATTGCCGAAGCGCAAACTTTAAGATATGGTGAAAATCCGCACCAACAGGCGGTATTTTATGGCGATCTGGATGCCATGTTTACCAAACTGAATGGCAAGGAACTTTCTTACAACAACCTGGTTGACGTAGATGCGGCGGTTGCTTTAATTGATGAGTTCGAAGAGCCGACGTTTGCCATCTTAAAACATACCAATGCTTGTGGTGTAGCTTCAAAAGCGAGCATTCTTGAGGCGTGGAATGTAGCTTTGGCCTGCGATCCGGTTTCGGCGTTTGGTGGTGTATTGATTGCTAACAGGGAAATTGACCTGGCAACAGCCACAGAAATTAACAAATTGTTTTTTGAAGTTTTAATTGCACCTTCCTATCAGCCAGAGGCAGTGGAACTTTTCCGCGCTAAAAAGAACAGGGTAATTTTACAGCGTAACGATGTTGAATTGAGCAAAAAACAATTCAAAACCTTATTGAACGGTGTAATTGAGCAAGATAAAGATTTGATTATTGAAGGTCCTGATCAGATGACCCCGGTAACCAACAAAAAAGCTACCGAACAGGAGTTAAAAGATCTTTACTTCGCCAATAAAATTGTAAAACATACCAAATCAAATACCATTGTGTTTGTTAAAAATGATCAGCTATTGTCGAGCGGCGTTGGGCAGACCTCAAGAGTTGATGCCTTAAAACAAGCCATTGTAAAGGCTGATGCTTTTGGTTTTGACTTAAAAGGTTCGGTAATGGCATCGGATGCATTTTTCCCTTTCCCTGACTGTGTGGAAATTGCCGCTGAAGCTGGCATTACTGCTGTTTTACAACCGGGTGGTTCTATTAAAGATGCGGATTCTGTAAACATGGCTAATGAAAAGGGAATTGCTATGGTTACTACAGGTATCCGTCACTTTAAACACTAA
- a CDS encoding rod shape-determining protein, with the protein MGLFNWFTQEVAIDLGTANTLIIHNDKVVVDEPSIVAFDRQTNKIIAIGRQAMQMEGKTHDNIRTVRPLKDGVIADFNAAEAMIKGMIRMLNGGKGWMFPSLRMVICIPSGITEVEKRAVRDSAEIAGAKEVYLIHEPMAAAVGIGIDVEEPMGNMIIDIGGGTTEIAVIALSGIVCDQSIRVAGDNFDSDIVNYIRRQHNIMIGDRTAEKIKIEVGAALPELSDPPSDFAVQGRDLMTGVPKQITVSYTEIAHCLDKSISKIEEAILKALEITPPELSADIYQTGIYLTGGGALLRGLDKRVAAKTKLPVHVAEDPLRAVVRGTGIALKNIGGFKFLMQ; encoded by the coding sequence ATGGGTCTATTTAATTGGTTTACACAAGAGGTTGCTATCGATTTAGGCACGGCGAACACCTTGATTATACATAATGATAAAGTAGTAGTTGATGAACCTTCAATCGTTGCTTTTGACAGACAAACAAATAAAATTATCGCTATCGGGAGACAAGCCATGCAAATGGAAGGTAAAACTCACGATAACATCCGCACAGTAAGACCCCTTAAGGATGGTGTGATTGCAGATTTTAACGCTGCAGAAGCCATGATCAAAGGAATGATCCGCATGTTAAATGGTGGTAAAGGCTGGATGTTTCCTTCTTTAAGGATGGTGATCTGTATTCCTTCAGGAATTACCGAAGTTGAAAAACGTGCGGTAAGGGATTCGGCTGAAATTGCCGGTGCTAAGGAAGTTTACCTGATTCATGAGCCTATGGCTGCTGCAGTAGGTATCGGAATTGATGTGGAAGAGCCGATGGGTAACATGATCATCGATATCGGTGGTGGTACTACTGAAATTGCGGTAATTGCCCTTTCGGGTATTGTATGCGACCAGTCAATCCGCGTAGCCGGAGATAACTTTGACTCCGATATCGTCAACTACATCCGCCGTCAGCACAACATTATGATTGGTGACCGTACCGCTGAAAAGATCAAAATTGAAGTAGGCGCGGCATTACCTGAGTTATCCGACCCACCTTCTGATTTTGCGGTTCAGGGAAGGGATTTGATGACCGGTGTACCTAAACAGATTACGGTTTCTTATACAGAAATTGCACACTGTCTGGATAAATCGATTTCTAAAATTGAAGAAGCAATTCTTAAGGCGCTGGAGATTACTCCGCCAGAGCTTTCGGCAGATATTTACCAGACCGGTATTTATTTGACTGGTGGAGGTGCACTGCTGCGTGGTTTAGACAAGCGTGTGGCGGCAAAAACCAAGCTTCCGGTTCACGTAGCCGAAGATCCACTTCGTGCGGTTGTACGCGGAACAGGTATTGCCCTGAAAAACATTGGTGGTTTTAAATTTTTAATGCAATAA
- the mreC gene encoding rod shape-determining protein MreC has translation MRNLWIFINRYNAFFLFIIFFAIGIILTVKNNAYQRSVTVNSTNEVVGEVYQNLNVLKKYINLGTVNDSLAVENAKLKTELLALKSIDSAKKITIKDTLNNPQYTYLSARVIKNSITLRNNVITINKGSLDGIQPNMAVISPDKGVVGFVQDVSEHLATIRSLLHKDTKISVQIKNINALGSLVWGIGNSDITKAYVKEIPNHFKVKVKDTIITSGFSRFAPGIPVGVVTKTGVATGDNFMSLEIKLFNDFSTLQYVYVILDKYAAEQTELEAKLPHE, from the coding sequence ATGCGTAACCTTTGGATTTTCATAAACAGATACAACGCATTTTTCTTATTCATTATTTTTTTTGCAATTGGTATTATCCTAACCGTAAAAAACAATGCTTATCAGCGGAGTGTAACGGTAAATTCTACCAATGAGGTTGTAGGTGAAGTTTATCAGAATCTGAATGTATTGAAGAAATACATCAACCTGGGTACTGTAAATGATAGTCTAGCGGTTGAAAATGCTAAACTGAAAACAGAATTGCTAGCCCTTAAAAGTATTGATAGCGCAAAAAAAATTACCATTAAGGATACGCTAAACAATCCTCAATACACCTACCTATCTGCCAGGGTAATTAAAAACTCTATTACACTGCGTAATAACGTCATTACCATCAACAAAGGAAGCTTAGATGGCATTCAGCCTAATATGGCTGTAATTTCGCCAGATAAAGGGGTAGTCGGTTTCGTTCAGGACGTTTCCGAACACCTGGCCACCATCAGGTCTTTATTACACAAAGACACCAAAATCAGCGTACAGATTAAAAACATCAATGCCTTGGGGTCATTGGTATGGGGTATTGGAAACTCCGATATTACCAAAGCCTACGTAAAAGAAATACCGAATCACTTTAAGGTTAAAGTAAAAGACACGATCATTACTTCGGGCTTCTCCCGCTTTGCTCCGGGAATTCCGGTAGGGGTAGTTACCAAAACCGGAGTGGCAACCGGCGACAATTTCATGTCGCTGGAAATAAAACTTTTCAACGATTTTAGTACCTTACAATATGTGTACGTTATTCTGGATAAATATGCCGCAGAACAAACAGAATTAGAAGCCAAGTTGCCTCATGAATAG
- the mreD gene encoding rod shape-determining protein MreD produces MNSRLVLVNIVRWFVLLLIQILLLRNLSFYNMATPFVYILFLLLIPFGTPNLLLYLVAFITGLTLDAFYDTLGVHTAACVTLAFVRISFISITINRDGFDEPEPTLGNMGFKWFIIYALLCTFSHHLVLFFLETFRLAEFSYTLLRCVLSVVFTLFSLVLIEFIFYNKKMR; encoded by the coding sequence ATGAATAGCAGATTAGTATTAGTAAATATCGTCAGGTGGTTTGTACTCCTTTTAATTCAGATCCTCTTGCTGAGGAACCTGAGTTTTTACAATATGGCTACGCCGTTTGTATACATCCTATTTTTATTACTGATCCCTTTCGGAACACCAAACCTATTGCTTTATCTGGTAGCTTTTATAACAGGACTTACCCTGGATGCTTTTTATGATACGCTTGGTGTGCATACTGCTGCCTGTGTAACCCTTGCCTTCGTAAGAATTTCTTTCATCAGCATCACCATTAACCGCGATGGTTTTGACGAACCTGAGCCTACCTTAGGGAATATGGGTTTTAAATGGTTTATCATTTACGCTTTGCTTTGTACCTTTTCGCATCACCTGGTGCTGTTTTTTTTAGAAACATTCCGACTGGCAGAGTTTTCTTATACCTTGCTCAGGTGTGTATTGAGCGTAGTATTTACCCTGTTTAGTTTGGTCCTGATAGAATTTATATTCTATAATAAAAAAATGCGCTGA
- the mrdA gene encoding penicillin-binding protein 2 translates to MDKLFNRKYVIQGLFIFVALILLGTLFYIQVASDKYFISAESNVLRKIYTFPARGVIFDRNEKPLAQNEAVYDLMVIPNQVKNIDTLALCNLIGIDTATFKKNFKKVSNQSRYQPGIFEKQLSIQTYAALSEQLSRFPGFFVQSRTIRHYPDSVAAHFLGYIKEVTPRDIKNSEGYYRSGDYIGKSGVEKSYETLLRGERGVVNMLYDARNVPKGSYAEGRFDTAAVSGDRLISSLDLKLQKLGEDLMRNKVGSIVAIEPASGEILAFVSSPSYDPNLMVGRNQGNNYMDLLANPNRVFNIRPIQGYYSPGSSFKPLDALLGLQEGVIDPNTTFNCPGYFKVGGHTVKCEHVDGNIALRRGLARSCNTYACYVFQKLLTQRKYPNQRVAYDDWQKKVKKFGLGDKLGIDLPSEKGGRLYDAAYYSRKYSKYWNHGTVISLAIGQGEMDATPLQMANIMAIIANRGYYIKPHLVKAIGENRVIKKEYVKKNYVDVDAAHFEPVIDGMQDAVNAPWGTAIQSRIDGIVMCGKTGTVQNPRGKNHSVFIGFAPRDNPKIAIAVIVENAGYGSTYAAPMASYIAEQYLKGTLPKNKLAQVEWMKNQVILPAPPKPKVKPKAKTGDSTTTVTPPPAATLQPPTNQTSAKPIQITQ, encoded by the coding sequence ATGGACAAGCTGTTTAATCGAAAATATGTTATTCAGGGGTTGTTCATATTTGTCGCTTTAATTTTACTTGGAACGCTTTTTTACATACAGGTAGCCAGCGATAAATACTTTATTTCGGCAGAGAGTAACGTATTGCGTAAAATTTATACATTTCCGGCGCGTGGGGTTATTTTTGATCGTAATGAAAAACCGCTTGCCCAAAATGAAGCAGTATACGATTTAATGGTGATTCCTAATCAGGTAAAGAACATTGATACCTTAGCGTTGTGTAACCTGATTGGCATAGACACTGCGACCTTTAAAAAGAACTTTAAAAAAGTTTCTAACCAATCCAGATATCAGCCAGGTATTTTTGAAAAACAGCTATCTATACAAACCTATGCTGCTTTGTCAGAACAGCTTTCCCGGTTTCCCGGTTTTTTCGTGCAAAGCAGAACCATCCGTCATTATCCGGACAGTGTTGCAGCTCATTTTCTGGGATACATCAAAGAGGTAACTCCACGTGATATCAAAAACTCGGAAGGTTATTACCGTTCGGGCGATTATATTGGTAAATCAGGTGTAGAAAAATCGTACGAAACATTACTAAGAGGGGAAAGAGGTGTAGTTAATATGCTTTACGATGCCCGTAATGTACCTAAGGGAAGTTATGCCGAAGGCAGGTTTGATACTGCAGCGGTTTCGGGAGACCGCCTGATTTCCTCATTAGACCTCAAATTACAAAAATTAGGAGAGGATTTAATGCGCAATAAAGTAGGCAGTATTGTGGCTATTGAGCCTGCATCGGGAGAGATTCTCGCCTTTGTTAGCAGTCCGAGCTACGATCCCAATTTAATGGTGGGCAGAAACCAGGGGAACAACTACATGGACCTGTTGGCAAATCCAAACCGTGTATTCAATATACGCCCTATTCAGGGTTATTATTCGCCAGGCTCATCCTTTAAACCCCTGGATGCACTGCTTGGTTTGCAGGAAGGTGTAATTGACCCTAACACCACCTTCAACTGTCCCGGCTATTTCAAAGTCGGGGGACATACGGTAAAATGTGAGCACGTAGATGGCAACATCGCATTGCGAAGAGGCCTGGCCCGTTCCTGTAACACCTATGCCTGCTACGTATTCCAGAAACTGCTTACGCAACGTAAATATCCCAATCAACGCGTGGCCTATGACGACTGGCAAAAAAAGGTTAAAAAATTTGGACTTGGAGATAAACTGGGTATAGACCTTCCATCCGAAAAAGGAGGAAGACTTTATGATGCGGCATACTATTCGCGTAAATACAGCAAGTACTGGAATCACGGAACCGTAATTTCGTTGGCCATCGGGCAAGGGGAAATGGATGCCACGCCTTTACAAATGGCCAATATTATGGCCATCATTGCCAATCGTGGTTATTACATCAAACCCCACCTTGTAAAAGCAATCGGCGAAAACAGGGTCATCAAAAAAGAATATGTTAAAAAGAATTACGTGGATGTAGATGCTGCACATTTTGAACCAGTAATTGACGGGATGCAGGATGCGGTAAACGCACCATGGGGAACAGCAATACAATCCAGAATAGATGGCATTGTGATGTGCGGTAAAACCGGTACAGTACAAAATCCACGTGGAAAAAACCACTCTGTGTTTATAGGTTTTGCACCAAGGGACAATCCTAAAATTGCCATTGCTGTAATTGTAGAAAATGCCGGTTACGGTAGTACTTACGCTGCACCAATGGCCAGTTATATTGCTGAGCAATATCTGAAAGGAACTTTACCTAAAAACAAACTGGCACAAGTAGAATGGATGAAAAACCAGGTGATTCTGCCCGCACCTCCAAAACCTAAGGTAAAGCCCAAAGCAAAGACAGGAGATTCAACAACAACCGTTACCCCTCCTCCGGCAGCAACGTTACAACCGCCAACCAATCAAACATCCGCTAAACCTATTCAAATTACACAATGA
- the rodA gene encoding rod shape-determining protein RodA, with product MNNQQSSNRFFFNVDWVTILIYVALCAIGFVNIYASIYNAEESAAFNFGTNYGKQLIFILTGLILGFSILLLDAKFFSIFSPIIYGVTMLLLLVVLIVGRNVGGNQAWIPIGSFRLQPSELAKFGTALLLARYISSFNPKLNTFKPVLVAAGIIILPMCLIMLQPDAGSMLVFLSFMFPLYREGLPGYLLVVFWGMVLLFILNLFLTQWILISAILALGGLFIYFNKKKQQRMIMIGIITLSAIGYLFIAKVMFENVLQPHQRTRIELILGLKTDPKGAGYNVNQSKIAIGSGQLTGRGFLEGTQTKYGYVPEQSTDFIFSTIGEEWGFAGCFVVIALYMFLLLRIVNLAERQRSSFSRVYGYCVACIIFFHVFINIGMTIGIIPVIGIPLPFISYGGSSLWSFTVLLFIFLKLDSNRMGFI from the coding sequence ATGAACAATCAGCAAAGCAGCAACAGATTCTTCTTTAATGTAGATTGGGTGACCATCTTGATTTATGTTGCGCTATGTGCCATTGGCTTTGTAAACATCTATGCCTCTATATACAATGCAGAGGAATCAGCGGCCTTTAATTTCGGCACCAATTACGGAAAGCAGTTGATCTTTATCCTTACGGGTTTAATACTGGGCTTCTCCATCCTATTGCTGGACGCCAAATTTTTCAGCATCTTCTCGCCCATCATTTACGGAGTTACCATGTTGTTATTGCTGGTCGTACTGATAGTGGGACGTAACGTGGGGGGCAACCAGGCATGGATCCCCATCGGTTCTTTTCGTTTACAACCTTCGGAGCTGGCCAAGTTTGGTACTGCGCTGTTGCTGGCCAGGTATATCAGCTCATTTAATCCAAAACTCAATACCTTTAAGCCTGTATTAGTTGCAGCGGGGATCATCATACTACCCATGTGCCTGATCATGCTACAGCCTGATGCGGGTTCCATGCTGGTTTTTCTTTCTTTTATGTTCCCACTATATCGCGAGGGACTACCCGGTTATTTACTGGTGGTATTCTGGGGCATGGTACTTTTATTTATCCTGAATCTTTTCCTTACACAATGGATACTGATTTCCGCAATTTTGGCGCTTGGTGGACTTTTCATTTATTTTAATAAGAAAAAACAGCAGCGCATGATCATGATCGGTATCATCACACTTTCAGCAATAGGTTACCTGTTCATTGCAAAGGTCATGTTCGAGAATGTACTGCAGCCCCACCAGCGTACGCGTATTGAATTAATTCTGGGACTAAAAACGGACCCCAAAGGAGCCGGATATAATGTAAATCAGTCAAAAATAGCCATTGGCTCTGGTCAGCTTACCGGCCGCGGTTTTCTGGAAGGTACGCAAACCAAATACGGTTACGTACCTGAGCAAAGTACCGACTTTATTTTTTCTACCATTGGAGAAGAATGGGGCTTTGCAGGTTGCTTTGTGGTTATAGCCCTATACATGTTTTTACTGCTCAGGATTGTAAACCTTGCCGAACGGCAACGCTCTTCCTTCTCGCGGGTGTACGGCTATTGTGTGGCCTGTATCATCTTCTTCCACGTATTTATCAATATAGGAATGACCATAGGCATTATACCTGTAATTGGGATTCCCTTGCCCTTTATCAGTTACGGAGGATCTTCCTTATGGAGTTTTACCGTGTTGCTGTTTATCTTCCTTAAATTAGATTCGAACAGAATGGGCTTTATTTAG
- a CDS encoding thymidine kinase, translating into MLFSEQNYRRGAYFGSIEVICGSMFSGKTEELLRRLKRAQIAKLNVEIFKPKTDTRYDETAVVSHDLNSIQSTPVESSAAILLLGANTQVVGIDEAQFFDDNLPEVCNKLAEKGIRVIVAGLDMDFQGKPFGPIPNLMAIAELVTKVNAVCVRCGSPAVYSYRTAASESRVLLGEKDSYEPRCRHCYHLGDKEQPLFS; encoded by the coding sequence ATGTTATTCAGCGAACAAAATTACAGACGGGGGGCGTATTTCGGTAGTATTGAAGTGATTTGCGGCTCAATGTTTTCGGGAAAAACGGAAGAATTGTTGAGAAGATTGAAACGGGCCCAGATTGCAAAATTAAACGTCGAAATCTTTAAACCTAAAACAGATACCCGCTATGATGAAACTGCCGTAGTCTCGCACGATCTGAATTCAATCCAGTCTACTCCGGTCGAAAGTTCAGCTGCAATTTTGCTGCTTGGTGCCAATACACAGGTGGTAGGAATTGATGAAGCACAGTTTTTTGACGATAACTTACCTGAAGTATGTAATAAGCTGGCCGAAAAAGGCATTAGGGTTATTGTAGCAGGTTTGGATATGGACTTTCAGGGCAAGCCCTTTGGCCCAATACCCAACTTAATGGCCATTGCCGAACTGGTAACCAAGGTAAATGCGGTATGTGTACGATGCGGCAGCCCGGCTGTATATTCCTATCGTACCGCGGCGAGCGAAAGCCGGGTACTTTTGGGCGAAAAAGACAGTTACGAACCGAGATGCCGGCATTGTTATCATCTTGGGGATAAGGAACAGCCCCTGTTTAGCTGA
- a CDS encoding glycoside hydrolase family 2 TIM barrel-domain containing protein, producing the protein MHCKKIIIALVLMLGQLSAMARHPVGLQVSARQIIPLNTNWQFYFTYNFERGIQKETVNLPHTWNADEVLKGITNYNRTAASYERNLQVPDAWKGKRLFLSFEGVNNVATVLVNHKMVTAHHGGYTAFTVEITDYIKPGNNAITVLVSNAYRLDLIPLHGDFNLYGGIHRPVSLIVTDKNCISPLDFGSSGIYLDQQQVSEASAQVQVRSKLSLTDGQGLSLKTIILDHKGNVVKSQTDALAAGQKELKQSLKLEKPRLWNGKADPYLYQVEVALLQNGKLIDQVTQQLGLRYYSVDPDRGFFLNGKHLDLYGVGRHEDVSGKGSALSEADQLADMELIKSLGATAVRLTHYPHSKLFYDLCDKNGIILWSEIPFVGPGGYTGTGYVNSPALKDNIKGMLTELIRQNYNHPSICFWGMFNELKLDYDDPRPFIKELNALAKSEDPGRLTTLASNLGSGEFTDLTDLMGWNQYFGWYGGNFDQVGTWADQTHRALPAKPISISEYGAGASPFKHTEELEKPNPSGRFHPEEWQTAFHEKHWQELKKRPFIWGKFIWVLADFGSSIRTEGDNNGINDKGLVTYDRKIKKDAFFFYKANWNPEPMLYIAERRNTERHKALTTVKVYANLQSAELWINGKYLGKRSKNDLNTMLWENITLTPGKNTLVVKARVKGKILTDECVWTRI; encoded by the coding sequence ATGCATTGTAAAAAAATTATTATCGCACTCGTCCTGATGCTAGGCCAGCTAAGTGCTATGGCCAGGCATCCGGTAGGGTTGCAGGTCTCAGCACGACAAATTATTCCACTTAATACCAACTGGCAATTTTATTTTACCTATAATTTTGAACGTGGTATTCAAAAGGAAACTGTGAATTTGCCACATACCTGGAATGCAGACGAAGTACTGAAAGGAATAACCAATTACAACAGAACTGCGGCAAGTTATGAACGTAACTTGCAAGTGCCTGACGCCTGGAAGGGTAAACGTTTGTTTCTATCTTTTGAAGGGGTAAACAATGTGGCTACAGTCCTTGTGAACCATAAAATGGTAACCGCACATCATGGTGGTTATACCGCATTTACCGTTGAGATAACCGACTATATAAAGCCTGGAAATAATGCCATTACGGTGTTGGTTAGCAATGCCTATAGACTGGACTTAATTCCGTTGCATGGCGATTTTAATTTGTATGGAGGCATACACCGGCCGGTGAGTCTAATTGTTACCGATAAAAATTGCATCAGTCCGCTCGATTTTGGTTCTTCAGGTATTTATCTTGATCAGCAACAGGTTTCCGAAGCGTCAGCCCAGGTACAGGTGCGTAGTAAATTATCGTTAACTGACGGGCAGGGATTAAGCCTTAAAACTATCATTCTTGACCATAAGGGAAATGTTGTTAAGAGTCAAACCGATGCTTTAGCTGCAGGACAAAAGGAGCTGAAGCAGTCGCTAAAGCTAGAGAAACCTCGTTTATGGAATGGGAAGGCCGATCCGTATTTATATCAGGTTGAGGTAGCTCTTTTGCAAAACGGAAAGCTTATTGACCAGGTAACGCAACAACTTGGTTTACGTTATTACAGTGTAGATCCAGACAGGGGCTTTTTTCTGAATGGTAAACATCTGGATTTGTATGGCGTAGGGCGCCATGAAGATGTATCAGGCAAAGGCTCGGCTTTAAGTGAGGCAGACCAACTGGCGGATATGGAACTGATCAAATCACTTGGCGCAACTGCTGTACGACTAACCCATTATCCGCATAGCAAGTTGTTTTATGATCTGTGCGATAAAAATGGCATTATATTATGGTCGGAAATCCCATTTGTGGGGCCAGGTGGCTATACAGGTACTGGCTACGTAAATAGCCCTGCACTCAAAGACAATATAAAGGGGATGTTAACAGAATTGATCAGGCAAAATTACAATCATCCGTCCATTTGCTTTTGGGGAATGTTTAATGAGTTGAAGCTGGACTATGACGACCCGAGGCCTTTTATTAAGGAACTAAATGCATTGGCAAAAAGTGAAGATCCCGGACGTTTAACTACGCTGGCTTCTAATCTGGGGAGCGGAGAGTTTACTGATTTGACCGATCTGATGGGATGGAATCAATATTTTGGCTGGTATGGTGGGAATTTTGATCAGGTTGGCACCTGGGCAGATCAAACGCATCGGGCATTGCCAGCTAAACCCATTTCTATCAGTGAGTATGGTGCCGGCGCAAGTCCGTTTAAGCATACCGAGGAACTCGAAAAACCTAATCCGTCAGGCCGTTTTCATCCCGAAGAATGGCAAACGGCTTTTCATGAAAAGCATTGGCAGGAATTGAAGAAACGCCCTTTTATATGGGGTAAATTTATTTGGGTGCTGGCCGACTTTGGTTCCTCTATCAGGACAGAGGGCGACAATAATGGTATCAATGATAAAGGTCTGGTTACTTACGACAGAAAAATAAAAAAGGATGCTTTTTTCTTTTACAAGGCAAACTGGAATCCGGAACCCATGTTGTACATCGCTGAGCGAAGAAATACAGAACGGCATAAGGCTTTAACAACGGTTAAGGTTTATGCCAATTTACAAAGTGCTGAACTTTGGATCAATGGAAAGTATCTGGGTAAAAGGAGTAAAAATGACCTTAATACCATGTTATGGGAGAATATAACATTAACCCCGGGTAAAAATACCTTGGTAGTGAAAGCCAGGGTAAAAGGAAAAATACTAACAGATGAGTGTGTCTGGACCCGGATTTAA